The Limisphaerales bacterium genome has a window encoding:
- a CDS encoding glycosyltransferase family 4 protein, protein WRRGDREAQRAEWAVAPDEFLLLFAGSGWERKGLSFVLSALEKLADPRVKLVVAGKGRPPRGVPAGVRFVGPMADLENAYAAADLLVFPPIYEPSANVVFEALAAGLPVVTSACNGAAEVIEEGVNGTVVEDPSGVEGLVAAIESWRARPNARPVPVKADLSLERNVRETLAVLTLAAAERAAEADGTR, encoded by the coding sequence TGGCGGCGGGGCGACCGCGAGGCTCAACGCGCTGAATGGGCGGTGGCGCCTGATGAGTTTTTATTGTTGTTCGCTGGTTCTGGCTGGGAACGGAAGGGTTTGTCCTTTGTGCTTTCGGCGTTGGAAAAATTGGCCGACCCACGTGTAAAACTGGTGGTGGCCGGCAAGGGACGGCCGCCTCGTGGTGTCCCGGCGGGCGTCCGGTTCGTGGGGCCCATGGCGGATTTGGAGAATGCGTATGCGGCGGCGGATTTGTTGGTGTTCCCGCCCATTTATGAGCCTTCGGCGAATGTGGTGTTTGAGGCATTGGCGGCGGGGTTGCCGGTGGTGACGAGTGCTTGCAACGGGGCGGCGGAGGTGATCGAGGAGGGGGTCAATGGCACGGTGGTGGAGGATCCCTCGGGCGTCGAGGGGCTCGTGGCGGCGATTGAGTCTTGGCGTGCGCGGCCCAATGCGCGGCCGGTGCCGGTGAAGGCGGACTTGAGTTTGGAGCGCAATGTGCGCGAGACTCTGGCGGTGTTGACGTTGGCGGCGGCGGAACGGGCAGCGGAGGCGGACGGAACGCGATGA
- a CDS encoding glycosyltransferase family 2 protein: MKISLFIITKNEEANLRRCLMSVALVVDEIIVVDSGSTDGTESVAREFGARWVHQDWPGFVKQKNFALSLASHDWVLSLDADEALSADLFSELLSVKEVRFPEGITGFSLPRCVLYEGKWIRRGDWYPDRLVRLFKNGAAKFTGGKVHERLELKGMVQEFEGELEHHSFRDAADHWARCETYAQLWAEMKHEEGQRAHPLDGPIHAAVRWLRGYLFRGGFLDGAQGWQIARLNAREVNLKYRLLRQMNIAARD, encoded by the coding sequence ATGAAAATTTCTCTTTTTATTATTACCAAAAATGAGGAGGCGAATTTGCGGCGGTGTCTTATGAGTGTGGCGTTGGTGGTGGATGAGATTATTGTGGTGGATTCGGGGAGCACCGATGGCACGGAGTCGGTGGCGCGGGAGTTTGGGGCGCGGTGGGTGCATCAGGATTGGCCGGGGTTTGTGAAACAGAAAAATTTTGCGCTGAGTTTGGCGAGTCACGATTGGGTGCTCAGTCTTGATGCGGATGAGGCGTTGTCGGCGGATTTGTTTTCGGAATTGCTTTCGGTGAAGGAGGTGCGTTTTCCAGAGGGCATCACGGGTTTTAGTTTACCGCGCTGTGTGCTTTATGAGGGCAAATGGATTCGGCGCGGGGACTGGTATCCGGATCGGTTGGTGCGGCTGTTCAAAAATGGAGCGGCGAAGTTCACCGGCGGCAAGGTGCACGAGCGGTTGGAGCTGAAAGGGATGGTGCAGGAATTCGAGGGTGAATTAGAGCATCATTCCTTTCGCGATGCCGCTGATCACTGGGCGCGGTGTGAAACGTACGCTCAACTCTGGGCTGAGATGAAGCACGAGGAGGGGCAAAGGGCTCATCCGCTTGACGGGCCAATTCACGCGGCAGTGCGTTGGTTGCGCGGCTATCTGTTTCGTGGCGGGTTTTTGGATGGCGCGCAGGGTTGGCAAATCGCCCGCCTTAATGCGCGTGAGGTGAATTTGAAATATCGGTTGCTGCGGCAGATGAACATTGCCGCGCGGGATTGA
- a CDS encoding ABC transporter ATP-binding protein, which translates to MSGLQGGRVENIRKIIGFGWPYVRRYWGRLALGILLGVAFGLFNATFVWGTKTLFERLEPVESKVEIPQAAAVPGAWEAKLNDLNVRAQGVADGWLPRVGEPLNTRQIIGGLMFLPMLVLLRSGIGYASVYCLGWVSEYSVRDIKLDAHQKLQGLSMDYFHAKQLGDHTMLINRGAGSLHKCLTYGVADAIKEPFTILGLVVAMFLLDWQLALFGILFAPLSAIPIILVGRKLRRVAKVAYTKGTEQDSLMVEVYTNMRTIKAYGLERLQQSRFAEIYQKLARVGMKSLQARHLQNPVIELLSMFGAGVIILFVFHTGKSAPQLVGFLTGMIMLYQPIKKLGGINAYYQEASVGVGMLRTAFDTKPSVAEVTEAKALPRLREGLKFEAVDFSYGDEPVLRGLEVDLPKGTKLGVVGESGAGKSTLVSLLLRFYDPTSGRITIDGVDIVEGSFESLRGQMALVSQEIVIFNQSVADNIACGKLDATRGDIIAAAKAANAHEFIEGLPQGYETSLGEQGTRLSGGQRQRIAIARAFARQAPILILDEATASLDSKAEAEVQGAIDRLEEGRTVVCVAHRLSTLRGMDRIIVLDAGRVVESGNFAELMERDGAFATMARKQGITSSAG; encoded by the coding sequence TTGAGTGGCTTACAAGGCGGGCGCGTGGAAAATATCCGGAAAATTATTGGTTTTGGCTGGCCTTATGTGCGGCGGTACTGGGGGCGGCTGGCGCTGGGCATTTTATTGGGTGTGGCATTTGGTTTGTTTAATGCCACTTTTGTTTGGGGCACCAAAACGCTTTTTGAACGGCTGGAGCCGGTTGAGTCCAAGGTGGAAATTCCGCAGGCAGCTGCTGTGCCCGGGGCGTGGGAAGCAAAGCTCAATGATCTGAATGTGCGCGCGCAGGGGGTGGCGGATGGCTGGCTGCCGCGCGTTGGCGAGCCGCTCAACACGCGTCAAATCATTGGCGGACTGATGTTTCTTCCAATGTTGGTTTTGCTGCGCAGTGGGATTGGCTATGCCAGCGTGTATTGTCTGGGGTGGGTGAGCGAATATTCCGTGCGCGATATCAAGCTGGATGCCCATCAGAAATTGCAGGGGCTTTCGATGGATTATTTTCACGCGAAGCAATTGGGCGATCACACGATGTTAATCAACCGCGGCGCGGGGTCGCTGCACAAATGCCTCACCTACGGCGTGGCCGACGCGATTAAGGAGCCGTTCACGATTCTCGGTTTGGTGGTGGCGATGTTTTTGCTGGATTGGCAGCTCGCCTTGTTTGGCATTTTGTTTGCACCATTGAGTGCGATCCCAATTATTTTGGTGGGCCGCAAGCTGCGCCGCGTGGCGAAGGTGGCTTATACAAAGGGCACGGAGCAGGATAGCCTGATGGTGGAGGTGTACACTAACATGCGCACCATCAAGGCCTACGGGTTGGAACGGTTGCAGCAAAGTCGCTTTGCGGAGATTTATCAAAAGCTCGCGCGGGTGGGGATGAAATCGTTGCAGGCGCGGCATTTGCAAAATCCGGTTATTGAGTTGCTGAGTATGTTTGGCGCGGGCGTGATTATTTTGTTTGTGTTCCATACCGGAAAATCCGCGCCGCAATTGGTCGGCTTCCTCACGGGAATGATTATGCTTTATCAACCCATCAAAAAACTCGGTGGCATCAACGCGTATTACCAGGAGGCCTCGGTGGGCGTGGGGATGTTGCGGACGGCGTTTGATACTAAGCCATCGGTAGCGGAAGTGACGGAGGCGAAGGCGTTGCCGCGCTTGCGCGAGGGGCTGAAGTTTGAAGCGGTGGATTTCAGTTACGGTGATGAGCCGGTGTTGCGGGGGTTGGAGGTGGATTTGCCGAAGGGCACGAAGTTGGGTGTGGTGGGCGAAAGCGGTGCGGGCAAGAGCACGTTGGTGAGTTTGTTGCTGCGGTTTTATGATCCAACGTCCGGGCGCATCACGATTGATGGGGTTGATATTGTCGAGGGTTCATTTGAAAGTCTGCGCGGGCAGATGGCGTTGGTGAGTCAGGAGATCGTGATTTTTAATCAATCGGTGGCGGACAACATCGCGTGCGGGAAACTCGATGCCACGCGCGGGGATATCATCGCTGCAGCCAAGGCGGCGAATGCGCACGAGTTTATTGAGGGCTTGCCGCAAGGCTACGAAACTTCGTTGGGCGAACAGGGCACGCGGCTTTCGGGCGGGCAACGCCAGCGGATCGCCATTGCGCGGGCGTTTGCGCGGCAAGCGCCGATTTTGATTTTGGATGAAGCCACCGCGTCGCTGGATTCCAAAGCGGAGGCGGAAGTGCAGGGCGCGATCGATCGGCTGGAAGAGGGGCGCACGGTGGTGTGCGTGGCGCATCGGCTTTCGACTTTGCGCGGGATGGATCGCATCATCGTGCTCGATGCGGGCCGCGTGGTGGAGTCGGGCAACTTCGCGGAGTTGATGGAACGCGACGGCGCTTTTGCCACGATGGCGCGGAAGCAGGGAATTACTTCATCGGCGGGTTAA
- a CDS encoding serine/threonine protein kinase → MAQKFGKYRLHDCINQGGITEIWLATDEYENVVAVRRLRRRVLKQSNAPKLFKAGLSVMRKLAPHPNIVRYINHGKADGLPFMVLEFIQGANLKELLLRDHDHLVDNVADVIIQAADGINHLHDHGWMHLDIKPENLMISLNGHVSLLDFDTAQKIPRKPKQFSRSSGTPSCMPPEQLKNEKIDQRADIYAFGATVYELLTHRKPFGGHTPDEAIRNQLNENFPVKPPCRVNSDVPAALSQLILRCLAHSPDQRYPNMTILNAQLHTILGVQQMPIIPNGPNGIPEAMGVPTAIPA, encoded by the coding sequence ATGGCACAGAAATTTGGGAAATATCGGCTTCACGACTGCATAAATCAGGGTGGAATCACGGAAATTTGGCTCGCAACCGACGAATACGAGAACGTCGTCGCCGTGCGCAGACTGCGGCGACGCGTGCTCAAGCAGTCCAATGCACCCAAATTGTTTAAAGCCGGCCTCAGCGTGATGCGCAAGCTCGCGCCCCATCCCAACATCGTCCGCTACATCAACCACGGCAAAGCCGATGGGCTGCCGTTTATGGTGCTGGAATTTATCCAAGGCGCAAACCTCAAGGAACTGCTTCTGCGCGATCACGATCATCTCGTGGACAACGTGGCCGATGTGATCATCCAAGCCGCCGACGGCATCAACCACCTGCACGACCACGGCTGGATGCATTTGGATATCAAACCTGAGAACCTGATGATTTCACTCAATGGCCACGTGAGTTTGTTGGATTTTGACACCGCACAAAAAATCCCCCGCAAGCCCAAGCAATTTTCCCGCTCATCCGGCACGCCCTCGTGCATGCCGCCCGAGCAGTTGAAGAATGAAAAAATAGATCAGCGCGCGGATATCTACGCCTTCGGCGCCACCGTTTACGAACTGCTCACCCACCGCAAACCGTTTGGCGGCCACACGCCCGATGAAGCAATCCGTAATCAGCTCAATGAAAACTTTCCCGTGAAGCCCCCTTGCCGCGTAAACTCTGACGTGCCGGCCGCGCTCAGCCAGCTCATCCTCCGCTGCCTCGCCCATTCGCCGGATCAGCGTTACCCGAACATGACCATTCTCAACGCCCAACTGCACACCATCCTCGGCGTGCAACAAATGCCCATCATCCCCAACGGTCCCAATGGAATTCCGGAGGCAATGGGTGTGCCCACAGCAATTCCCGCTTGA
- a CDS encoding TolC family protein, which translates to MMNIQISKGYGGLLRSFAIGALVSLGVLGCKNAGEHHEAADAEVYDILNLRHQQLFGAEKEFAVETPYSKRAPGEIPSVEIILNRFSDGTNLLTLPEALEMAVSSSRDYQLQRETLYLSALSLTGERHKFALKPSKANLDLSRNRSSSNINTTESDATLTLSKALKTGGTLTATLANDLTLFFNGGGPKIPDITLALTQPLLKDAGAKFAEELLTQSERNLVYSIRTFSRYQKTFLVDRIAEYLQLLQKKDEVRVQYQLYLNRIRFRQEQELRLQGELISQFELDQALRQEYSSKVSYINAIESYQALLDDFKKQLNLPLGETVVLDDSELGNLKQFGLRPVSLNDKHGFQLALTNRLDILNNIDQFEDKKRKVEVAANDLLPSLAVVADYSLKDQFYNRNSFDFGEYSGKIGLSLDLPLDKHTERNAYRKSRITFEQQLRSLMKTLDDLRDEIRTNVRTLSQNQQTYTINQKALIVAMREEEKARLDMLAGERVSPRDILEAQTAVAKAQNDVTKSLINFHTQRLKLLNNTGILNTGLNEFWVKPQPVPGVVPAVPLPPGSGQDVPVLPPAQILGN; encoded by the coding sequence ATGATGAACATCCAAATATCAAAGGGTTATGGAGGGTTACTCCGAAGTTTTGCGATTGGTGCGCTGGTCTCATTGGGCGTTCTGGGCTGTAAAAACGCGGGGGAACATCATGAAGCGGCCGATGCGGAGGTGTACGATATCCTCAACCTGCGGCATCAGCAGCTGTTCGGCGCGGAGAAGGAGTTTGCGGTGGAGACGCCCTATTCCAAGCGCGCGCCGGGCGAGATCCCTTCGGTGGAGATTATCCTCAACCGCTTTTCCGATGGCACCAATTTACTCACACTACCCGAAGCGTTGGAGATGGCAGTGAGCAGCAGCCGGGATTATCAACTGCAACGCGAGACGCTTTATCTCTCCGCGCTCTCGCTCACCGGCGAGCGGCATAAATTCGCGCTCAAACCTTCCAAAGCCAATCTCGACCTTAGCCGCAATCGCTCCAGCAGCAACATCAACACCACCGAATCCGACGCCACCCTGACTCTCAGCAAAGCACTGAAGACCGGTGGCACACTCACGGCCACGTTGGCCAATGACCTCACGCTTTTTTTTAATGGCGGCGGCCCCAAGATTCCGGACATCACCCTCGCGCTCACGCAGCCGTTGCTAAAGGATGCCGGCGCGAAGTTTGCCGAGGAATTGCTCACCCAATCCGAACGCAATTTGGTGTACTCCATCCGCACGTTTTCGCGTTATCAAAAAACCTTTCTCGTCGATCGGATCGCGGAGTACCTGCAGTTGCTTCAGAAAAAAGACGAGGTGCGTGTGCAATACCAGTTGTACCTGAATCGCATCCGGTTTCGGCAGGAACAGGAACTACGATTGCAGGGTGAGCTGATCAGCCAATTCGAATTGGATCAGGCGTTGCGTCAGGAATACTCCTCGAAGGTCAGCTACATTAACGCCATCGAATCGTATCAGGCGTTGCTGGATGATTTCAAAAAACAACTGAACCTGCCGCTGGGCGAAACCGTGGTGCTCGACGATTCCGAGCTGGGCAACCTCAAACAGTTCGGCCTGCGCCCTGTATCACTGAATGACAAACACGGATTCCAACTCGCGCTCACCAACCGGTTGGATATTTTGAATAACATCGACCAGTTCGAAGACAAAAAACGCAAGGTGGAAGTCGCCGCCAACGATTTGTTGCCCAGCCTTGCGGTGGTGGCGGATTACTCGTTGAAGGATCAGTTTTACAATCGCAACTCCTTTGACTTCGGCGAGTACTCCGGCAAGATCGGCCTCTCGCTGGATCTTCCGCTGGATAAACACACCGAGCGCAACGCCTACCGCAAAAGCCGCATTACCTTCGAGCAGCAACTGCGCAGCCTGATGAAAACGCTCGATGATTTGCGTGATGAGATCCGCACCAACGTCCGCACGCTTTCGCAGAATCAACAAACCTACACCATCAACCAAAAAGCGCTGATCGTCGCCATGCGCGAAGAGGAAAAGGCGCGGCTGGATATGCTGGCCGGCGAACGCGTGTCGCCCCGTGATATTCTCGAAGCCCAAACCGCCGTGGCCAAGGCGCAGAATGATGTCACCAAATCGCTCATCAACTTTCACACCCAACGCTTGAAATTGCTCAATAACACAGGCATTCTCAACACGGGTTTGAATGAATTTTGGGTGAAACCCCAGCCCGTACCGGGCGTAGTGCCGGCCGTGCCTCTGCCGCCGGGTTCGGGACAGGATGTGCCTGTACTTCCGCCCGCACAAATCTTGGGTAATTAA
- a CDS encoding efflux RND transporter periplasmic adaptor subunit: MKHTHRFSVSAVALAAVALAGCNYFSAKEEISSAYGTEKVENDQFIVSFSEGGELVAVNSVQVESEMDGSSTIVSIVEEGTYVNGPRQVQAEAGDTPATLAARNKVTESDLVRVNPNLEQAIANNETINIPGDLLVELDPGTLKDRILSQEISVRTAKNSVTKSENDLEIQKLKNEQNIDDARIALNFARLDLKKFKDSDAQLTRDDYAGQLANLSNQVSISEAKLKWLKELEERKFLSKMSLREEEQKVAEYRHKIKMLAGESDAYEKFVYPKSEQDYNSKIKQAELGLTTVEQTATNNMITATEEVDTQKQKHTLEEEKLAEVKNQLTTSRIFAPASGLVVYHVGESSRYGGSSGIIEKGTTLRKGQDIIHLPDLSKMKVALKIHESRINQVKPGLQVQIRIDTIAERTFRGEITYVAPVAAAAERWGSDKKVFKCEVSIADKLPSYIRPGASATCRIFVANLPKVRTVDGKKVKTLRVPIQSVVTTAEGRRVCFKMNKKNQPMPVRVETGYYDQTHIQITSGLALGEVILKAPLLHAKELNVGGGLFGYKQINAEDFFEDLPETIQPAKPVEPVGPNPTAAQKAPPTQGGQGKGRPGGSSGRSSEPPAELSLTAEQKTQWAAAAKKMAEKMTAMRSSGDWSGAGALRTDFQADLAKFLSKEQLAKYAEMRGNRSSKGGGGGGRPGGGGGGGSLMDLDTDTDGNVSEVEYAKMPERIRQIMGEFSALDADGDGGINKEEADAARRRMMQRFQGGGSGR; the protein is encoded by the coding sequence ATGAAACACACACATCGATTTTCCGTCAGCGCCGTCGCGCTCGCCGCAGTGGCCTTGGCCGGGTGTAATTATTTTTCCGCCAAAGAGGAAATCTCCAGCGCATACGGCACGGAAAAAGTTGAGAATGATCAATTCATTGTGTCCTTTTCCGAAGGGGGCGAATTGGTGGCGGTGAATTCAGTGCAGGTGGAAAGTGAAATGGATGGGTCATCCACCATCGTCAGCATTGTGGAAGAAGGCACTTACGTCAACGGCCCGCGGCAGGTGCAAGCGGAGGCCGGCGACACTCCGGCGACATTGGCGGCACGAAACAAGGTAACCGAGTCAGATCTGGTTCGCGTTAATCCAAATCTAGAACAGGCGATCGCCAATAATGAGACGATTAATATTCCGGGCGATTTGTTGGTGGAACTGGATCCCGGTACGTTGAAGGATCGGATTCTCAGTCAGGAAATCTCGGTGCGTACCGCGAAAAATTCGGTAACCAAATCAGAGAACGATTTGGAAATCCAAAAGCTCAAGAACGAGCAGAATATTGATGACGCCAGGATCGCGCTTAATTTTGCCAGGTTGGATCTCAAGAAATTCAAAGACAGCGACGCGCAGCTCACGCGGGATGATTATGCCGGGCAACTGGCGAACCTCTCCAATCAGGTCTCCATTTCGGAGGCCAAGCTCAAATGGCTCAAGGAATTGGAGGAACGGAAATTTCTCTCCAAAATGTCTCTGCGCGAGGAGGAGCAAAAGGTGGCCGAATACCGCCACAAAATTAAGATGCTGGCGGGGGAGAGTGATGCTTATGAAAAGTTTGTGTACCCGAAATCGGAGCAGGATTATAACTCCAAAATCAAACAGGCCGAACTGGGGCTCACCACCGTGGAACAAACCGCCACCAATAATATGATCACCGCCACCGAAGAGGTGGACACCCAAAAACAGAAGCACACACTCGAAGAGGAAAAGCTCGCCGAGGTAAAAAATCAGTTAACCACGAGTCGGATTTTTGCCCCCGCCAGCGGGCTGGTGGTTTATCATGTGGGCGAGTCCTCTCGCTATGGCGGTTCTTCCGGCATCATTGAGAAAGGCACCACCCTGCGCAAGGGGCAGGACATCATTCATCTGCCAGATCTTTCGAAAATGAAAGTGGCGCTCAAGATTCACGAGAGCCGCATTAACCAGGTGAAGCCCGGCTTGCAGGTGCAAATCCGCATCGACACCATTGCCGAACGCACCTTCCGCGGTGAGATTACCTACGTGGCCCCCGTGGCCGCCGCCGCCGAGCGCTGGGGCAGTGATAAAAAAGTTTTCAAGTGCGAAGTTTCCATCGCCGATAAACTGCCTTCCTACATTCGCCCCGGAGCCTCAGCCACCTGCCGCATTTTTGTGGCCAACCTGCCTAAGGTGCGCACGGTGGATGGCAAGAAAGTCAAAACCCTGCGGGTGCCCATCCAAAGTGTCGTCACCACTGCCGAAGGCCGTCGTGTGTGTTTCAAGATGAACAAAAAAAATCAGCCCATGCCTGTGCGCGTGGAAACCGGCTATTACGATCAGACCCACATTCAAATTACCAGCGGTCTGGCTTTGGGTGAAGTCATCCTCAAAGCCCCGCTATTGCACGCCAAGGAGCTCAATGTCGGCGGTGGTCTCTTCGGCTACAAACAAATCAACGCTGAAGATTTTTTCGAAGATCTTCCCGAGACCATCCAGCCCGCCAAGCCGGTGGAGCCGGTGGGGCCGAACCCAACCGCTGCCCAAAAAGCGCCGCCCACCCAAGGAGGCCAAGGCAAGGGCCGGCCCGGCGGTAGTTCCGGGCGTTCCAGTGAACCGCCCGCCGAACTCAGCCTCACTGCCGAGCAGAAAACCCAATGGGCCGCCGCCGCGAAGAAGATGGCTGAAAAAATGACCGCCATGCGATCGAGCGGCGATTGGAGTGGGGCCGGCGCATTGCGCACGGATTTCCAGGCGGATCTCGCTAAATTTTTAAGCAAAGAACAGCTTGCCAAATATGCTGAGATGCGCGGCAATCGCTCCAGCAAGGGTGGTGGAGGTGGAGGGCGTCCCGGCGGAGGCGGTGGTGGCGGGTCATTGATGGATTTGGACACTGATACCGAC